A stretch of Tripterygium wilfordii isolate XIE 37 chromosome 11, ASM1340144v1, whole genome shotgun sequence DNA encodes these proteins:
- the LOC120008494 gene encoding protein SABRE isoform X4, with protein sequence MTVGVIIQDVDMTSGEVTVTLNEEMFAKKTPSDAFSHADKVMGLPPDFVAAKESNKKQAGLVALSKHSSLMPEKVSFNLPKLDVRFVHREHNLVVENNIMGIQLKSIKSRSMEDMGDNTRLDVQIDFSEIHLLREVGTSVLEILKVNAVFSVYIPIQPTSPIRAEIDVKLGGTKCNIITSRLKPWLHLHSLKKKKMVLRNETRTPEWQPSTEFKAIMWTCTISAPEMTIVLYSISGLPLYHGCSQSSHVFANNISSTGTTVHMELGELNVDMADEYQESLQESVFGVESNSGSLLNIAKVSLDWGKKDTDLSKDSSARRKSVLSVDVTGMGVYFTFKRVESLIITAMSFQALLKSLSASSKRTSHGQGGRSSKSSGNGTQLIKVNLERCSVNFCGDTGLDDTVVADPKRVNYGSQGGRVVIDVSADGTPRSANIMPSNSDESKRLKYSVALDIFHFNLCVNKEKNSTQMELERARSVYQEYLEERRPVTKLTLLDMQNAKFVRRSGGLKEIAVCSLFSATDITVRWEPDVHLSLIELVLQLKVMIHNQKLHGHNNIFMGDVSSTIDTEEKKEATLEPGHFDMQKKKETIFAVDVEILNISAEVGDGVEVMVQVQSIFSENARIGVLLEGLMLSFNGSRIFKSSRMQISRIPNASPVSSDSKSPSAITWDWVIQGLDVHICMPYRLELRAIDDSVEDMLRGLKLITTAKTNLILPIKKESLKPRRSSSTKFGCVKFCLRKLSFDIEEEPIQGWLDEHYQLMKNEASELAVRMNFLDELISKSNQCLKDTETNDSACEKKIKFNGVEIDIQDPSAIHKMREEIYKQSFKSYYQACQKLEPSEGSGACREGFQAGFKPSPGRTSLLSVLATELEVTLTKIDGGEAGMIEILRKLDPICLEHNIPFSRLYGSNIFLQTGTLAVQLRNYTFPLFSATSGNCEGRIVLAQQATAFQPQIYQDVFVGRWRKVRMLRSASGTTPPIKTYSDLPIHFQRAEISFGVGYEPSFADISYAFTVALRRANLSVRNSAPLVQPPKKERSLPWWDEMRNYIHGNISLLFSESRWTVLATTDPYEKLDKLQMLSGSMKIQQSDGHVYVSAKDFKILTTSLESLANRRGLKLPSGVSGAFIDAPVFTLEVTMDWECDSGSPLNHYLFALPVEGKPREKVFDPFRSTSLSLRWNFSLRPSLPSSENQSASSLVGDSTVVGTTVYDPPFKSDNVSVASPMLNFGAHDLAWLLKFWNMNYLPPHKLRTFSRWTRYGVPRVARSGNLSMDRVMTEFMFRIDATPSCIKYMPLYDDDAAKGLTFNMSKLKYELCFSRGKQKYTFECKRDTLDLVYQGLDLHVPKVFLNKEDCTSVAKVVQTTKKISQAVSMDRVPSDKGNSMGGCTEKHRDDGFFLSSDYFTIRRQAPKADPARLLAWQEAGRRNLEMTYVRSEFENGSESDEHTRSDPSDDDGYNVVIADNCQRIFVYGLKLLWTIENRDAVWSCVGGISKAFEPPKPSPSRQYAQRKLLEENQPHAGAEVLQNDIPEPPSTNHGVDVLSQNVESSESLSPPSHPVNVENASSAAVAAKDGNTNDSEEEEEGTRHFMVNVIEPQFNLHSEEANGRFLLAAVSGRVLARSFHSILHVGYEMIEQALGTNNIHIPESAPEMTWKRMELSVMLEHVQAHVAPTDVDPGAGLQWLPKIRRSSPKVKRTGALLERVFMPCDMYFRYTRHKGGTPDLKVKPLKELTFNSHNITATMTSRQFQVMLDVLTNLLFARLPKPRKNLLSYPAEDDEEVEEEADEVVPDGVEEVELAKIDLEHKEREQKLLLDDIRKLSLQCDAVGDLYSEREGDLWMISGGISTLVQGLKKELANAKKSRKEASVSLRMALQKAAQQRLMEKEKNKSPSYAMRISLQINKVVWSMLVDGKSFAEAEINDMIYDFDRDYKDIGVSQFTTKYFVVRNCQPKAKSDMLLSAWDPPAEWGKKFMLRVDAKQGAPKDGNSHLELFQVEIYPLKIHLTEAMYRMMWEYFFPEEEQDSQRRQEVWKVSTAGLRRVKKGSSVHEASASTSHPAKESEVQSKSSASVVPSANVNADSTQASKLQNVKGNTICSSVPELRRTSSFDRTWEETVAESVANELVLQAHSSSVCSSKVGALGSIEQPDDSSKSKLKDSKTAKSGRSSHEEKKAGKSHEEKRSRPRKVMEFHNIKISQVKLLVTYEGSRFVVNDLKLLMDTFQCVEFTGTWRRLFSRVKKHIIWGVLKSVTGMQGKKFKDKVHSQRDPTGSGVPDSDLNLSDNEGGLVGKSDQHPITWLKRPSDGAGDGFVTSIRGLFNTQRRKAKAFVLRTMRGEAENDYHGDWSESDVEFSPFARQLTITKAKRLIRRHTKKFRSRGQKGSSSQQRESLPSSPRETTPYESDSSGELSPFEDFHE encoded by the exons TGGCAACCGTCAACTGAATTTAAAGCCATCATGTGGACATGCACTATCTCAGCTCCTGAGATGACTATTGTGCTTTACAGTATCAGTGGTTTGCCTCTGTATCAT GGCTGCTCGCAATCGTCACATGTGTTTGCAAATAACATCTCAAGTACTGGAACTACAGTTCATATGGAACTTGGTGAACTAAATGTGGACATGGCAGATGAATATCAAGAATCGTTGCAAGAAAGTGTTTTTGGTGTAGAATCAAATTCAGGTTCCTTATTAAATATAGCAAAAGTTAGCCTAGACTGGGGCAAAAAAGACACTGACTTGTCCAAAGACAGTAGTGCCAGACGTAAATCGGTTCTCTCTGTTGATGTGACTGGTATGGGTGTTTATTTTACCTTCAAGCGCGTTGAGTCATTGATAATAACTGCTATGTCCTTTCAAGCTCTTTTGAAAAGTCTATCCGCTTCTAGTAAACGAACTTCACATGGCCAGGGAGGGCGTTCATCTAAGTCATCAGGGAATGGAACACAGCTCATAAAAGTTAATCTTGAACGATGTTCTGTTAACTTTTGTGGAGACACAGGATTGGACGACACTGTAGTTGCCGATCCCAAGCGTGTGAATTATGGATCACAGGGTGGTCGAGTTGTAATTGACGTCTCAGCTGATGGCACTCCTCGTAGTGCAAATATAATGCCTTCAAATTCTGATGAAAGCAAAAGATTAAAGTATTCTGTTGCTCTTGACATCTTCCATTTCAACTTATGTGTGAACAAGGAGAAAAATTCCACACAAATGGAACTTGAGAGAGCCAGATCTGTCTATCAGGAATATTTGGAAGAACGTAGGCCTGTAACAAAATTAACATTGCTTGATATGCAGAACGCAAAATTTGTACGGCGTTCTGGTGGCCTTAAAGAGATAGCTGTTTGCTCTCTTTTCAGTGCCACCGATATTACAGTAAGGTGGGAGCCTGATGTACATCTCTCGCTGATTGAACTTGTTCTACAATTGAAGGTAATGATACACAATCAGAAGCTTCATGGACACAACAATATATTTATGGGGGATGTATCTAGTACGATAGATactgaagaaaagaaagaagcaacTTTAGAACCTGGACATTTTGatatgcaaaagaaaaaagaaacaatttttGCTGTTGATGTGGAAATACTGAATATATCAGCTGAAGTTGGGGACGGGGTTGAGGTAATGGTGCAGGTTCAGTCAATTTTCTCTGAGAATGCCCGTATAGGAGTACTTCTTGAAGGACTTATGCTTAGTTTCAACGGTTCCAGAATATTCAAAAGCAGCAGGATGCAAATTTCCCGCATTCCTAATGCTTCTCCTGTTTCATCTGATTCAAAATCACCGTCAGCTATCACATGGGATTGGGTGATTCAAGGGCTTGATGTTCATATATGTATGCCATACAGGTTGGAGTTGCGTGCTATTGATGATTCTGTCGAGGACATGTTGCGAGGTTTGAAGCTCATAACTACTGCTAAGACTAATCTTATACTACCCATAAAGAAAGAGAGCTTGAAACCTAGGAGATCTAGCTCAACGAAATTTGGATGTGTAAAATTTTGTTTACGGAAGCTCAGCTTTGATATTGAGGAAGAACCGATCCAGGGTTGGCTGGATGAACACTATCAGCTGATGAAGAATGAGGCCAGTGAGCTAGCTGTTAGGATGAACTTTCTTGATGAGTTAATTTCCAAAAGCAATCAGTGTCTGAAAGATACTGAGACAAATGACTCAGCCTGTGAAAAAAAGATCAAATTTAATGGAGTTGAGATTGATATACAAGATCCTTCGGCTATCCATAAAATGCGAGAAGAAATATATAAACAGTCTTTCAAATCCTATTACCAGGCATGCCAGAAACTTGAGCCATCAGAAGGTTCAGGTGCATGTAGGGAAGGGTTTCAGGCTGGATTTAAACCTAGCCCTGGCAGAACGTCTCTTCTTTCTGTTTTAGCTACAGAGTTGGAAGTGACCTTGACAAAGATTGATGGTGGAGAGGCTGGAATGATAGAGATTCTAAGGAAGCTTGATCCTATATGTCTTGAACACAATATACCATTCTCTAGACTATACGGTAGCAATATTTTCTTGCAGACTGGCACCCTGGCTGTTCAGTTAAGAAATTACacatttcctcttttttctgCTACTTCTGGCAATTGTGAAGGCCGCATTGTATTAGCACAGCAG GCTACGGCTTTTCAGCCACAAAtataccaggatgtctttgttGGCAGATGGAGAAAGGTGCGAATGCTTCGTTCAGCCAGTGGTACGACTCCACCAATTAAAACATACTCAGATTTGCCTATACATTTTCAGAGAGCAGAAATATCTTTTGGAGTGGGATATGAACCATCTTTTGCTGATATAAGCTATGCCTTTACTGTAGCCCTTCGTAGGGCTAATCTTAGTGTCAGGAACTCTGCCCCACTGGTACAGCCACCTAAAAAGGAACGTAGTTTGCCATGGTGGGATGAAATGAGAAATTATATTCATGGAAATATCAGCTTATTATTTTCTGAATCTAGATGGACTGTTCTTGCAACTACTGATCCATATGAAAAGCTTGACAAACTTCAAATGTTATCTGGTTCCATGAAAATCCAGCAGTCTGATGGTCATGTTTATGTTTCTGCAAAAGATTTTAAGATTTTAACAACCAGTTTGGAGAGTTTGGCAAATCGTCGTGGTTTGAAACTTCCTTCAGGTGTATCCGGCGCTTTCATAGATGCACCAGTGTTTACTCTGGAAGTTACGATGGATTGGGAATGTGATTCTGGCAGTCCCCTAAACCATTATTTATTTGCACTTCCTGTTGAAGGAAAGCCTCGTGAAAAAGTTTTTGACCCTTTCAGATCGACATCTCTATCCCTCCGATGGAACTTTTCTCTTAGACCCTCTCTTCCCTCAAGTGAGAATCAATCTGCATCGTCCTTAGTGGGAGATAGCACTGTTGTAGGTACAACTGTTTATGATCCGCCTTTTAAGTCTGACAATGTTTCAGTTGCTTCACCAATGTTGAATTTTGGAGCTCATGATTTAGCTTGGTTGCTTAAATTTTGGAACATGAATTATCTACCGCCCCACAAATTGCGTACCTTCTCTCGTTGGACTCGTTATGGAGTCCCAAGAGTTGCTAGATCAGGCAATTTGTCAATGGACAGGGTGATGACAGAATTTATGTTCCGCATTGATGCTACACCTAGTTGTATAAAGTACATGCCAttatatgatgatgatgcagCCAAAGGACTGACATTTAATATGTCAAAGCTGAAATACGAACTTTGTTTTAGCAGGGGAAAGCAAAAGTACACCTTTGAGTGCAAGCGTGATACTCTTGATCTTGTTTACCAGGGTCTTGACCTGCATGTGCCCAAGGTTTTCTTAAATAAGGAGGACTGCACTAGTGTTGCTAAAGTAGTACAAACGACAAAGAAAATTTCCCAAGCTGTATCCATGGATAGGGTTCCAAGTGATAAGGGCAATTCTATGGGTGGTTGCACAGAGAAGCATCGTGatgatggattttttttgtcatcagATTATTTCACTATCAGAAGACAGGCCCCAAAGGCTGACCCTGCAAGGTTATTGGCATGGCAAGAGgctggaagaagaaatcttgaaaTGACATATGTGAGGTCTGAGTTCGAAAATGGGAGCGAGAGTGATGAACACACTCGTTCTGATCCAAGTGATGATGATGGATATAATGTTGTAATTGCTGACAATTGTCAACGCATTTTTGTTTATGGCCTTAAGCTTTTATGGACAATTGAGAACAGGGATGCTGTTTGGTCCTGCGTTGGTGGAATATCCAAAGCATTTGAACCTCCAAAGCCTTCTCCTTCTCGGCAGTATGCACAGAGGAAGTTGCTTGAGGAGAATCAGCCACATGCTGGAGCGGAGGTGCTTCAGAATGATATCCCGGAGCCTCCTTCCACCAACCATGGTGTTGATGTCCTTTCACAGAATGTGGAGTCATCAGAATCTCTTTCACCTCCTTCACACCCTGTCAATGTAGAGAATGCATCATCTGCTGCTGTTG CAGCGAAAGATGGAAACACAAATGATtctgaggaggaagaggaggggaCTCGACACTTTATGGTGAATGTTATTGAGCCACAATTTAATCTCCACTCAGAAGAAGCCAAT GGAAGATTTCTGCTTGCTGCTGTTAGCGGACGTGTATTGGCCCGTTCATTTCATTCCATCCTTCATGTGGGCTATGAGATGATCGAACAAGCACTCGGTACTAATAATATCCATATTCCTGAATCTGCCCCTGAAATGACATGGAAGCGCATGGAGCTCTCTGTAATGTTGGAGCATGTTCAAGCTCATGTTGCACCTACTGATGTTGATCCAGGGGCTGGACTGCAATGGCTTCCAAAAATCCGTAGAAGCTCTCCGAAAGTAAAGCGTACCGGTGCTCTACTTGAAAGGGTGTTTATGCCTTGTGACATGTACTTTCGTTATACAAGGCACAAAGGTGGAACTCCAGACTTGAAG GTGAAGCCCTTGAAAGAACTTACGTTCAATTCCCATAACATAACAGCGACAATGACGTCTCGCCAGTTTCAGGTTATGCTGGATGTGTTGACCAATCTTCTCTTTGCAAGACTTCCCAA GCCTCGGAAGAATTTATTGTCATATCCtgctgaagatgatgaagaagttgAAGAGGAGGCGGATGAGGTGGTTCCTGATGGGGTCGAAGAGGTGGAGCTTGCTAAAATTGACCTTGAACATAAAGAGAGAGAACAGAAGTTGCTTCTTGATGACATCAGGAAATTGTCCCTTCAATGTGATGCTGTGGGAGATCTATACTCTGAAAGAGAAGGAGATTTGTGGATGATAAGTGGTGGCATATCCACACTG GTGCAAGGACTGAAGAAAGAGCTTGCAAATGCAAAAAAGTCTAGGAAGGAGGCATCAGTTTCATTAAGGATGGCCCTACAGAAGGCTGCTCAGCAACGACTgatggagaaggagaagaataaAAGTCCTTCTTATGCCATGCGTATATCTTTGCAAATTAACAAGGTTGTTTGGAGTATGCTTGTAGATGGCAAATCTTTTGCCGAGGCTGAGATAAATGACATG ATATATGATTTTGACCGGGACTACAAAGACATTGGTGTCTCACAATTTACGACAAAATACTTCGTTGTAAGAAACTGCCAACCTAAGGCCAAGTCGGATATGCTTTTATCAGCGTGGGATCCTCCGGCAGAGTGGGGAAA AAAATTCATGCTGCGAGTAGATGCAAAGCAGGGAGCCCCAAAGGATGGAAACTCTCATCTTGAACTTTTCCAG gtAGAGATTTACCCTCTTAAGATCCATTTGACAGAGGCAATGTACAGAATGATGTGGGAATACTTCTTCCCTGAAGAAGAGCAAGATTCACAACGACGGCAG GAAGTTTGGAAAGTTTCAACAGCCGGCTTAAGACGAGTTAAGAAAGGTTCATCAGTCCATGAAGCTTCTGCATCAACCAGTCATCCAGCAAAAGAGTCTGAGGTCCAATCGAAATCAAGTGCCTCTGTAGTACCCTCAGCCAATGTTAATGCTGATTCTACCCAA GCATCAAAGTTGCAAAACGTGAAGGGAAATACCATATGCAGTTCAGTTCCAGAATTAAGAAGAACATCCTCTTTCGACAGAACATGGGAAGAGACCGTGGCAGAATCTGTCGCCAATGAACTTGTGTTGCAGGCTCATTCATCCAGCGTTTGTTCCTCAAAAGTTGGGGCACTTGGTTCTATTGAGCAACCAGATGATTCCAGTAAGAGCAAATTGAAAGACTCCAAAACTGCCAAGTCTGGTCGATCATCtcatgaagaaaagaaagccgGGAAGTCACATGAAGAGAAGAGATCTCGGCCTCGAAAAGTAATGGAATTTCACAATATTAAGATAAGTCAG GTCAAGCTGCTGGTTACGTATGAAGGATCAAGATTTGTTGTCAATGATCTTAAGTTGTTGATGGATACATTTCAATGTGTTGAGTTTACTGGGACTTGGAGGAGACTTTTTTCTCGAGTCAAGAAGCATATCATATGGGGAGTCCTAAAGTCTGTGACAGGAATGCAG GGTAAGAAATTCAAAGACAAAGTGCATAGTCAAAGGGATCCTACTGGAAGTGGCGTCCCTGATAGCGACCTCAACCTCAGTGACAACGAAGGAGGTCTGGTGGGGAAATCTGATCAGCATCCGATTACTTGGCTCAAGCGCCCAAGTGATGGAGCAGGTGATGGATTTGTCACTTCCATCAGGGGCCTGTTCAATACTCAACGTCGCAAGGCCAAGGCTTTTGTGCTGCGAACTATGAGAGGTGAAGCAGAAAATGACTATCATGGTGATTGGAGTGAAAGTGATGTGGAATTTTCTCCTTTTGCTAGGCAGCTCACTATCACAAAAGCTAAGAGGCTCATCAGGCGGCACACAAAAAAATTCCGTTCAAGAGGACAGAAAG GTTCATCGTCCCAACAAAGAGAGTCACTTCCATCCTCTCCTAGAGAGACAACTCCATACGAGAGTGATTCTTCAGGTGAATTGTCTCCTTTCGAGGATTTTCATGAGTAG
- the LOC120008498 gene encoding GATA transcription factor 25-like gives MYGHSPSPPMSIHRQISADEDEGSGAPDSLENHHIRYDTHALEGSTAGDVSLEGVTPESVYVSDGGAGSELAIHRSDDTSQLTLSFRGQVYVFDAVTAEKVQAVLLLLGGCELSSGPHGVDGTSQNQRAAIDFPTRCSQPQRAASLNRFRQKRKERCFDKKVRYGVRQEVALRMQRNKGQFTSSKKSDGTSSWGSAQDSGQDDNPQETSCSHCGISSKSTPMMRRGPSGPRSLCNACGLFWANRGTLRDLSKKTQDHSLTPVVQGDGVGNDSTSETAIHAHNNNLVTFPGGKNSALMAEQ, from the exons ATGTACGGTCACTCTCCGTCTCCGCCCATGAGCATCCACCGCCAGATCTCCGCCGACGAGGACGAAGGCTCCGGCGCTCCAGATTCCCTCGAAAATCATCACATTCGGTACGATACCCACGCCCTCGAGGGCTCTACGGCTGGGGATGTTTCCCTAGAGGGCGTTACTCCCGAATCTGTCTATGTTTCCGATGGCGGCGCCGGCTCTGAATTGGCAATCCACCGTAGCGACGACACCAGTCAACTCACGCTATCCTTCCGAGGGCAGGTTTATGTGTTCGATGCTGTTACTGCTGAAAAG GTTCAAGCGGTATTGTTGCTGTTAGGAGGATGTGAGTTGTCTTCAGGTCCACACGGTGTGGATGGGACATCTCAAAACCAACGG GCTGCAATTGACTTTCCGACAAGGTGTAGTCAACCACAGAGAGCAGCATCGCTCAATAGGTTCCGCcagaagagaaaagagagatgCTTTGATAAGAAAGTTAGATACGGCGTCCGTCAAGAAGTCGCACTCAG GATGCAGCGTAATAAGGGTCAATTTACTTCTTCCAAGAAGTCAGATGGAACTTCAAGCTGGGGCTCTGCTCAAGATTCTGGACAAGATGATAACCCACAAGAAACGTC GTGTTCGCATTGTGGCATCAGTTCGAAGTCAACTCCAATGATGCGGCGTGGGCCATCTGGTCCAAGGTCCCTTTGCAATGCATGTGGCCTTTTCTGGGCAAATAGG GGGACTTTGAGGGATCTTTCAAAGAAGACTCAAGATCATTCTTTGACTCCAGTTGTTCAG GGTGACGGTGTAGGAAATGACTCCACATCTGAAACTGCCATCCATGCACATAACAACAACCTTGTAACTTTCCCTGGTGGCAAAAACTCTGCTTTAATGGCAGAGCAATGA
- the LOC120008497 gene encoding GATA transcription factor 24-like: protein MAAANPQPLQARPFEDRPAPRVPIQIDDDDGGEYDDGDDAMDELEEASVAEQHAGVGSGGGVVMASRTSELTLSFEGEVYVFPAVTPGKVQAVLLLLGGRDIPTGVPTIEAPYDQNSRGVGDTPKRSNLSRRIASLVRFREKRKERCFEKKIRYTVRKEVAQRMHRKNGQFASLKEGSGGSSWDSAQNLLQDGTPRLETVVRRCQHCGVSENNTPAMRRGPAGPRTLCNACGLMWANKGTLRDLGKGGRSLSMDQIEPQTPLDVKPLIVEGEFSGHQDDNGNPKGSSKAFTIGSNNQSVNPDEEDLHEATEDLSNTLPMGIVHSSADDDEQEPLVELPSPSDTDIDIPANFD, encoded by the exons ATGGCGGCAGCGAATCCGCAGCCTCTGCAGGCGCGACCGTTTGAGGACCGTCCGGCCCCGCGCGTTCCAATACAAATCGATGACGACGATGGCGGGGAGTACGATGACGGAGATGATGCCATGGACGAATTGGAGGAGGCGAGCGTGGCAGAGCAGCATGCTGGAGTAGGTTCTGGTGGAGGTGTGGTTATGGCCTCGAGGACTAGTGAGCTTACGCTTTCTTTTGAGGGAGAGGTCTATGTGTTTCCCGCCGTTACACCTGGAAAG GTGCAAGCAGTGCTTTTGCTTCTGGGAGGGCGTGATATACCTACTGGTGTTCCTACAATTGAAGCACCTTATGATCAAAATAGCAGG GGTGTGGGCGACACTCCAAAGCGCTCAAATCTCTCAAGAAGAATAGCCTCCCTGGTTAGGTTCCGTGAGAAACGTAAGGAGAgatgttttgaaaagaaaattagatACACTGTGCGGAAGGAAGTTGCACAAAG GATGCATCGTAAGAATGGACAATTTGCATCCCTAAAAGAAGGTTCGGGTGGATCAAGTTGGGATTCTGCACAGAATTTGCTTCAAGATGGCACTCCACGTTTGGAAACTGT AGTTCGCAGATGTCAACATTGTGGTGTTAGTGAAAATAATACTCCTGCAATGCGTCGTGGGCCAGCTGGACCAAGGACTTTATGCAATGCATGTGGGCTTATGTGGGCCAATAAG GGAACACTCAGAGATCTCGGTAAGGGAGGAAGGAGTCTTTCTATGGACCAGATTGAACCT CAAACACCACTTGATGTTAAGCCTTTAATTGTGGAAGGAGAATTCTCTGGCCACCAGGATGACAAC GGAAACCCCAAAGGTTCTTCAAAGGCATTTACTATAGGATCCAACaatcagtctgtcaatcctgaTGAAGAA GATTTGCATGAAGCCACTGAAGATCTTTCAAATACTTTGCCCATGGGAATTGTCCATTCATctgctgatgatgatgagcag GAACCACTGGTCGAGCTTCCTAGTCCTTCAGATACAGATATTGATATTCCTGCTAATTTTGATTAG